From one Catharus ustulatus isolate bCatUst1 chromosome 1, bCatUst1.pri.v2, whole genome shotgun sequence genomic stretch:
- the BHLHE22 gene encoding class E basic helix-loop-helix protein 22, with protein MERALGLPAEEDLFHKSLAASAKRMESAFRSPPGLDLSHPRDRQPSPLACYEASEPEALLQPGVGGDPLALPPGSVCVKYGESASRSSVAESSGGEQSPDDDSDGRCELVLRGAGGDPRVGSPAAGGGGGGGGGLKAAEGSCSNSHGHGGSKKSKEQKALRLNINARERRRMHDLNDALDELRAVIPYAHSPSVRKLSKIATLLLAKNYILMQAQALEEMRRLVAYLNQGQAISAASLPSSAAAAAAAAAALHPALGAYEQAAGYPFSAGLPPATSCPEKCAIFNSVSSSLCKQCTEKP; from the coding sequence ATGGAGCGGGCGCTGGGGCTGCCCGCAGAAGAGGACCTCTTCCACAAGAGCCTCGCCGCCTCGGCCAAGCGCATGGAGTCCGCCTTCCGCTCGCCCCCGGGGCTCGACCTCTCCCACCCCCGCGACCGCCAGCCCTCGCCGCTCGCCTGCTACGAGGCGTCGGAGCCCGAGGCGCTGCTGCAGCCCGGAGTCGGCGGGGACCCGCTggcgctgccgccgggctccgTCTGCGTCAAGTACGGCGAGAGCGCCAGCCGCAGCTCGGTGGCCGAGAGCAGCGGCGGCGAGCAGAGCCCCGACGACGACAGCGACGGGCGCTGCGAGCTGGTGCTGCGCGGCGCCGGGGGGGACCCGCGCGTCGGCtcgccggcggcgggcggcggcggaggggggggcggggggctgAAGGCGGCCGAGGGCAGCTGCTCCAACAGCCACGGGCACGGCGGCAGCAAGAAGTCCAAGGAGCAGAAGGCGCTGCGGCTCAACATCAACgcgcgggagcggcggcggatGCACGACCTGAACGACGCGCTGGACGAGCTGCGGGCGGTCATCCCCTACGCGCACAGTCCCTCGGTGCGGAAGCTCTCCAAGATCGCCACGCTCCTCCTGGCCAAGAACTACATCCTGATGCAGGCGCAGGCCCTGGAGGAGATGCGGCGCTTGGTGGCTTATCTCAACCAGGGCCAGGCCATCTCGGccgcctccctgcccagctccgccgcggcggcggcggcagcggcggcggcgctgcaCCCCGCCCTCGGCGCCTACGAGCAGGCGGCCGGCTACCCCTTCAGCGCCGGGCTGCCCCCCGCCACCTCCTGCCCGGAGAAATGTGCCATCTTCAACAGCGtctcctccagcctctgcaAACAGTGCACGGAGAAGCCTTAA